Sequence from the Helianthus annuus cultivar XRQ/B chromosome 13, HanXRQr2.0-SUNRISE, whole genome shotgun sequence genome:
gttttattgccattttggtccaaaaatgaaaccaggtcatatttgtcttataaaatcatgcaattttgtcattttcctcaggggcaaatcaggtcatatttgtcttataaaatatggtatttatttataaaaaagaaatgatcattttgcgcatgtggaaaatgacaaaatagcagaattttataagacaaatatgacctgatttcatttttggaccaaaatggcaataaaactgaaaccacagggacccagatgcaaaaagtttgagttttggactaaagtggcaaaagtgaccaaaccacagggaccaaaatggcagtttactctttttttttctGTTAAATATGAAGTACATCTTGTTATGCCAGTTGACAAAATCATTTGACTCCTTTCAACCggacccatttgacccgtttccttgatagctatTTATTCTATTTTATCCGTCTGACCCTACCCATAATCGATAAATAAAATACAACCCCAATAGACTGTTTCGTATAAATGGGCTAAAACTGTCATATGTAATCGATAGAAAGCTTACCCCTCGCAATCATCTGGGCCGCAACTGTTCTCCACTGATGTTTCCCCTGCAATAGTGTAGATAGGCGTATGTCGAACAAACTGAAGCTGTTCAATAAAAACCAACATCGATGCTTAGAAACACACCATATGTATATGCACAATTCGATTTCGTATGCTCACCTGATCACCGTTCTTGATCCCATATCGTGCAATAGGATCACGGTCACGAAGGAGCTTCATGTGCTCAAAGCATAGACAGAAATTCCCCCATACATGTGGCCTGCAGACTCAATCAACTTTATAAAATGAGGTGATTTGTACAACAGTACAGTAAATCATACCAGATCATACTATTATCCTATCTAACTTAACTTTTTAAAAAAGGGTAGATGCACGGTACCCCCGACCACGGAAGTGATCCCACTTCCCAAGCTAGGGACCCGACAACGCTGCCTGGCGGAGAAACCCCTACCAACTCGAGGGGAACTGAAGAGCCTGGGGTTACCAGGTTTCGAACCCGTGACCTCACAGGGTCCTCGAGCCGGATTAAAGTGGGGGTAGGTGGCCACTGGGCTGACACCCAACGGTTAAGGCTTGGCAATATAGAGAGGATATATAAATGTGCATACCATGAAATCCAGCAATCTCCTTGTGTATGCAAATGACTGAAAGCATCCTCAACTGCTTGTTTCAGTTTAGCGACGGTCGCTTTCTTCGTAACAATAATATCTGAATCACACACACGGATCATCATCCATGATTCCTTTAAATAAATGCGTTAGAAGAGCTTACTATCTGCTATATAGGGATGACAATTCTTGACACGACCCAAACACGACAGAGAAAAAACAGACTTTGAGTCAACTAACACGATCTGTTTAAtaaatgggtcgtgttcgggtttgAGTAGTTTTAAAAACAGTTTGGGTTGAACTGTATGAAAAACGGATTGACCCGTTAACCCATTtaattatttagaaaaaaaaaaaactttcatagttttatttttgtttttccgTTTTCCATTTTACACGGTAAGTCATAATAATGTTAGTTTTGTCACACCATATTATCTACTTATATCACTAGGGCTGTTCATATTTATCCGAAACCCGAAATCCGACCCGAAGCCGAAGCCACCTTAACCCGAATTAGAGAATACCCGAAAAACCGGAACCCGACCAACCCGAACCTTAAATGGGTCGGCTTTCGGGTCACTTTTTCCTAGCCAAAAACCTGATCAACCCGACCCGATAAACCTAACATCCAAAACCCGAAAAAACCCGAACATTTAATGTCTTTTTTTGCTAGATGTGTTTCCGTTTAGAGTTTTTGGTATCTGAAACATTATAATTTAACACTTTTGAACATTATCATATCATATTGTcaaatattgttttaattttgatgatattttttaAAGTAGCATGAtgaattttaattatattttgtaaaaaagatatttttttaatattacatCAAAACCCGAAAACCGAACAACCCAACCCGAACTAACCCAAATAACCCGAACCTGaccaacccgaactttaaatggtttggttatcgggtcactttttccTAGCCGAAAACCAGAACAAtccgacccgaaaaacccgaaacccgaagaaCACCCCTACTTATCACACTCATACTCACTATTAAACACGTTAACGATTACCTGCTTACAACCCAACAACCCACTTATAACCCGTCAACATGTATGGCTCATTGTAAAAAAAATGGGTTAAACAGATTGTGTTCGAAATAACCCCGATTTATGTGTGTGCGTATTAAGGTTGAAATCATTGACACGAGTAATATGGGCACAATTTCAACCCACCAACGATTGACACCCAATAGAAGATCACGTTTAAATAAAAGAATATCATTCACCGTTTTATTCTTCTTTCCAATTCTTTCAAAaagcaaaaaaagaaaaaagttgTATTAAATTAAATTACCAAAGGTGGATCCATCTAATTTAAGAACAGAGAGTCCGATGGGTTGAGAGGAGAATCTTCCAAACGAAACACGCTTCCAATAGCTTCGTTTATCAGGCAACAACGGAGGAAAAGAGCTTGCGGTCATAAACGGCGACGTTTGAAATCGAACCTTACGATTATTATAACCTAAATTAGAACAACCGCCATCATCGTCCGGTACCTGGTTCGATGAATGTCGCATTTCTTAAGTAGAAATTAATTATCAATGGATCAGATTATGATGAATTGATGGAGAAATTGATAATAAATCAATGTGAATTAATGGATAGGATGTGGAAAATGGATAGTGATTGTTCTGTTTGGATATGGCGGGAGGGAGAAACAAGGGTTCGTTCGTTTGTTTACTTATTTCGCTGCGACTTTTATTGAGAATGGAATTTGACGGTTTCTTAATAta
This genomic interval carries:
- the LOC110898553 gene encoding uncharacterized protein LOC110898553 isoform X2, which translates into the protein MDPPLESWMMIRVCDSDIIVTKKATVAKLKQAVEDAFSHLHTQGDCWISWPHVWGNFCLCFEHMKLLRDRDPIARYGIKNGDQLQFVRHTPIYTIAGETSVENSCGPDDCEGSSSTSYLCGDMKKKQNLVKNEVSEGYKGFDASKKYTMRGLLSDRRQEGPTKRNYRVVRLGRPLPCDDENSNKRKEISCRLDTYSCGSFCDYVGGFGYPTGYCLK
- the LOC110898553 gene encoding uncharacterized protein LOC110898553 isoform X1, which translates into the protein MRHSSNQVPDDDGGCSNLGYNNRKVRFQTSPFMTASSFPPLLPDKRSYWKRVSFGRFSSQPIGLSVLKLDGSTFDIIVTKKATVAKLKQAVEDAFSHLHTQGDCWISWPHVWGNFCLCFEHMKLLRDRDPIARYGIKNGDQLQFVRHTPIYTIAGETSVENSCGPDDCEGSSSTSYLCGDMKKKQNLVKNEVSEGYKGFDASKKYTMRGLLSDRRQEGPTKRNYRVVRLGRPLPCDDENSNKRKEISCRLDTYSCGSFCDYVGGFGYPTGYCLK